A region of Micromonas commoda chromosome 4, complete sequence DNA encodes the following proteins:
- a CDS encoding predicted protein, giving the protein MRVVALDKDSFKDYEKYQALPGTFLLYLAGSDVVCPYGSVIRFSQREEQARGNQLATPIIAIRGCTREKRGKKGRQGFRGGQNASARPQLDTVGARRRGIGI; this is encoded by the coding sequence ATGCGCGTTGTGGCTCTGGACAAGGATTCCTTCAAGGATTACGAAAAATACCAGGCACTACCAGGGACGTTTTTACTGTATTTAGCCGGTTCGGACGTTGTTTGCCCGTACGGATCCGTAATTCGATTTTCTCAAAGGGAGGAGCAAGCACGGGGCAATCAGTTAGCCACTCCTATTATTGCAATTAGAGGGTGCACGAGGGAGAAACGAGGGAAAAAAGGTCGCCAGGGATTCCGCGGAGGCCagaacgcgtccgcgaggccGCAGCTGGACACCgtgggagcgcggcggcgaggtatCGGGATCTAG
- a CDS encoding predicted protein has translation MARPSFFHVLFLLAHVGRSSVEAYPTGPGGCSAIDGHGLAHYDTMEYWKLEHDGGSAVSPNDRVVVRLFAVSGAGMVAFKGFILKTSAGTLTVKDSANTQAVSACDGAIGHLNADPKILVEAYLDLPSTWGTVTVTAEIVPFQTSVTKLTLDIDVLKTWDRVTTIQGNSVSGTNSEFGKFVSLSYNGSRMAVGSLYWVNAFEIDAGTVTQLGTRVDVQSDPTQSVSISGDGESVAVIFGEVMKSPLPDTLTKVFRFDSSSSEPWTSKFETVDGNHPMSSALSSDGKRLLSAHGRSPGTFLKVLNPETGTALGGWMIAGSSMGGFLGRHIEQIAAVSADGNRVATGVDTGNDENNGYEGLVKIWEWSGSYATGWVQMGTINGPSVHTMRFGDALALSGNGSRIVIGATGPPNNELAKGGVEPIVFVFEWISGSWIKLGSTLKHGRENAIIGNDGYPYFFGRSVAISHDGTLVAVRSESQLSAPSQYGYTFVYSFDVATNDWKAIGKIKDEDKGYSRRVSAQRSAHVQVALSGDGRYLAVGEPNRDNVADDVVDGRVSLYANPWRADPRATGGAVTMVGEYTIHTFTSTGTFTVIDSTLTNVEVLVVAGGGSGGGPGNTPSSGGGGGGGVLQAASRSVNVQSYIVTVGDGAGTYEVGGYSAFDDMVAFGGKGIVAGYDGEASGYCTRGSWFCNGVDYSKATDDLEAQRNGGTGWENQCGGGAGAGGTGQAAANDVGGKGGDGILSNISGTPTYYGGGGGGGNSYGKGVASGGLGGGGNGADGPAVWPKSGEPNTGGGGGGNGGSFSFFAQGGSGIVIVRYKTAASSDQSCATDYYHDGASCVACPTGSNRLPDTANQCLCPENYYRRADGGVYSCAACAQGTTRPAGDTVPGGDATTCSAGSSTSPPPPPPPSSSSSAASPAQDKKAAAEKTRDSILADITDARLKAKAKLLADAAIAGVKVQKLTAKLSAADEDTACSTAFTKAEMSASDGACVAKAASSGKRRLSATTYDVEIMFSSAVVSDDALTKAVNALKANGVEDVTSQTSVDPIAELKVVPGIDTSKIQTFDTEAAAAAAVSTQPPPPPPPPSPPPPSLVQDDDDHAAGLTGILVALVATTFYML, from the coding sequence ATGGCTCGCCCGTCTTTTTTTCACGTTTTGTTTCTCCTCGCGCACGTGGGGCGTTCGTCCGTGGAGGCCTATCCGACTGGTCCGGGAGGATGCAGCGCCATAGACGGACACGGACTGGCTCACTACGATACAATGGAATACTGGAAATTGGAGCACGACGGCGGCAGCGCTGTGAGCCCGAACGACCGCGTCGTGGTTAGGCTGTTCGCTGTCTCCGGGGCAGGCATGGTAGCATTCAAGGGATTCATCTTGAAGACCTCCGCTGGGACGCTAACCGTCAAGGATTCCGCGAACACGCAGGCCGTTTCTGCGTGCGATGGAGCAATCGGGCACCTAAATGCGGATCCTAAGATTTTAGTCGAGGCATACCTCGACCTGCCATCGACCTGGGGCACGGTCACCGTCACAGCGGAGATAGTGCCCTTTCAGACGTCGGTCACCAAGCTCACCCTCGACATCGACGTGCTGAAAACCTGGGACCGGGTGACCACTATTCAAGGGAATAGCGTGAGTGGCACAAACAGCGAATTCGGGAAGTTTGTATCCTTGAGCTACAATGGCTCGCGCATGGCTGTGGGCAGCTTGTATTGGGTCAACGCGTTCGAGATTGACGCTGGAACGGTGACACAATTGGGAACGCGTGTTGATGTACAATCCGACCCCACACAGTCCGTGTCCATTTCCGGAGACGGCGAAAGCGTTGCAGTGATCTTCGGCGAGGTTATGAAGTCGCCGTTACCCGATACGTTGACAAAAGTGTTCCGATTCGATTCATCCAGCTCCGAACCTTGGACCTCGAAGTTTGAAACCGTTGACGGAAACCACCCAATGTCATCTGCTCTCTCCAGCGATGGCAAGCGATTGCTCAGCGCTCACGGGCGGTCACCGGGTACCTTCTTGAAAGTTCTCAACCCGGAAACTGGTACGGCTCTTGGTGGATGGATGATTGCTGGAAGTTCCATGGGGGGATTTTTAGGACGCCATATAGAACAGATTGCGGCTGTGTCGGCTGACGGCAatcgcgtcgccaccggtGTCGACACGGGTAACGATGAGAACAATGGCTACGAGGGACTCGTGAAAATTTGGGAATGGTCGGGTTCATACGCAACGGGTTGGGTGCAGATGGGAACCATCAATGGTCCGAGCGTGCACACCATGAGATTCGGAGATGCACTCGCTCTTTCTGGCAACGGCTCTCGCATCGTCATCGGCGCCACTGGGCCTCCGAACAACGAACTTGCTAAGGGTGGCGTGGAACCTATCGTGTTCGTGTTCGAGTGGATCTCGGGGTCATGGATAAAACTTGGGAGCACTTTGAAACATGGACGTGAAAACGCAATAATTGGTAACGACGGCTATCCTTACTTCTTTGGGCGTTCGGTGGCAATATCCCACGACGGCACGCTCGTCGCTGTCCGTTCAGAATCACAGTTGTCGGCACCATCACAGTATGGATACACCTTTGTCTACAGCTTTGACGTGGCCACAAACGACTGGAAGGCTATTGGAAAAATAAAGGATGAAGATAAAGGATACTCTCGGCGTGTGAGTGCTCAACGTTCCGCTCACGTGCAGGTGGCCCTCTCCGGCGATGGGAGATATCTCGCGGTGGGAGAGCCCAATCGTGACAACGTGGCGGACGATGTAGTTGACGGGCGCGTCAGCCTGTATGCAAACCCATGGAGGGCCGATccccgcgccaccggcggggCCGTCACAATGGTCGGCGAGTACACCATCCACACGTTCACGTCTACCGGCACGTTCACCGTCATCGACTCCACGCTGACCAATGTGGAGGTGCTGGTCGTTGCAGGtggcggaagcggcggcggtcctgGCAATACTCCAtcaagcggcggcggaggaggaggaggcgtcctccaagccgcgtcgaggtccgTCAACGTGCAATCGTACATAGTCACCGTCGGTGACGGTGCTGGTACGTACGAGGTTGGCGGCTATAGCGCCTTTGATGACATGGTGGCATTTGGTGGCAAGGGAATCGTGGCTGGCTATGATGGCGAAGCAAGTGGATACTGCACTCGTGGATCCTGGTTCTGTAACGGTGTTGATTACAGTAAAGCGACGGATGACCTCGAAGCACAACGCAATGGTGGTACAGGTTGGGAAAATCAATGTGGTGGTGGTGCCGGGGCGGGGGGCACAGGTCAGGCTGCCGCGAATGATGTCGGTGGCAAAGGTGGCGATGGCATTCTATCCAACATTTCTGGTACTCCCACTTACtatggcggcggtggtggtggcggTAACAGTTACGGCAAGGGAGTCGCGTCAGGAGGTCTCGGCGGGGGTGGGAACGGGGCTGATGGACCTGCTGTTTGGCCAAAATCGGGCGAACCCAATACTGGGGGAGGCGGTGGTGGGAACGGTGGTTCCTTTAGCTTCTTTGCTCAGGGAGGCTCCGGCATTGTCATCGTTCGCTACAAGACCGCTGCCTCCAGCGACCAAAGCTGCGCCACGGACTACTatcacgacggcgcgagctgCGTCGCGTGCCCAACCGGCTCGAACAGGCTGCCCGACACAGCGAACCAGTGCTTATGCCCGGAAAACTACTACCGCAGGGCTGACGGCGGCGTGTactcgtgcgccgcgtgcgcgcagGGTACCACCAGACCCGCCGGAGACACCGTCCcgggtggcgacgcgacgacgtgctcggcTGGATcgtcgacatcgccgccgccgccgccgccgccgtcatcgtcgtcatcggcggctTCCCCCGCCCAAgacaagaaggcggcggctgagaaGACGCGCGactcgatcctcgccgacaTCACCGACGCGAGATTAAAGGCGAAGGCCAAGCTTCTGGCGGAtgccgcgatcgccggcgtGAAGGTGCAGAAGCTGACGGCGAAGCTGTCGGCGGCAGACGAGGACACCGCGTGCTCCACCGCGTTCACCAAGGCCGAaatgagcgcgagcgacggcgcttGCGTGGCAAAGGCGGCTTCATCGGGCAAACGCcgcctctccgcgacgactTACGACGTCGAGATCATGTTCAGCTCTGCGGTGGTGAGCGATGACGCGCTGACCAAGGCGGTcaacgcgctcaaggctAACGGCGTGGAGGACGTGACGTCTCAGACATCCGTGGACCcaatcgccgagctcaaggtCGTCCCCGGCATCGACACGAGCAAGATTCAAACGTTCGacaccgaggcggcggctgcggcggcggtctcaacccaaccgccgccgcccccaccACCCccgagcccaccgccgccaagtCTTGTacaggacgacgacgaccacgccgCGGGACTCACGGGCATCCTCGTGGCTCTGGTGGCGACGACTTTCTACATGTTGTAA
- a CDS encoding predicted protein, which translates to MSDPDARPRCFNTSDTDASYQYSSSSGERHRSSPTTLPRAARSAKEVLSTEHRPQRRASAPSATPSPRSRARGSPPLPRGPSTTTTTKTPTPAAFATPRRRRRRRRPPARTLPREPRPRVARSRAPTTRKLPRTPPRTRRRKRTPPRTG; encoded by the coding sequence ATGTCCGACCCCGATGCACGTCCCCGCTGTTTCAATACGTCGGATACAGATGCGAGCTATCAAtactcctcctcgtccggcgAGCGACATCGATCGTCACCTACCACGCTCCCGCGCGCAGCGAGGAGTGCAAAGGAGGTACTATCCACGGAACATCGTCCCCaacgtcgcgcgagcgcaccgagcgcgacgccatcgcctcgctcgcgcgcccgcggctcgcctcccctcccgcgcggtccctccaccaccaccaccaccaagACGCCCACTCCCGCCGCTTTCGCcactcctcgtcgtcgtcgtcgtcgacgtcgtccgccggcgcgaacaCTTCCCCGCGAacctcgtccccgcgtcgcgcgttcccgagcgccgacgacccgtAAGCTTCCCCGGACACCTCCCCGGACACGTCGCCGGAAACGGACGCCTCCCCGGACGGGATAa
- a CDS encoding predicted protein, whose product QEAVVRGLNLSGFTIPSPVQRAAIPLGRLGADLVVQAKSGTGKTVTFGAILCERVDRSSAYPQALVLAPTREVALQSRDALAKLARALDPPALRVACFLGGLPVADDRAALASGCQLCVGTPGRVRQLLEEGSMAPGGIRTLVIDEADALVGGAFEHDVLFVHSMLPERKQVMAFSATYPSRTLARIETMTRSPQRVAMCSQNTAALRAVRQHYLLVDVPGGECGPNAPSDNRVFAAVAFHQAVVFCRSAGRGEALTRRLTSEGYPAVFTAGTLPQKKRMDAMDAMRRFRARVLVSTDLTARGVDLERVNLVTHLDVPRDASTYAHRVGRTGRFGTAGLSVTVVTTAELSRLREL is encoded by the exons CAGGAGGCCGTCGTGAGGGGCCTGAACCTCTCCGGATTCACGATCCCGTCCCCGGTGCAGCGCGCGGCCATCCCGCtcgggcggctcggcgccgacctGGTGGTGCAGGCCAAGAGCGGCACCGGCAAGACGGTCACCTTCGGCGCCATCCTgtgcgagcgcgtcgaccgctcgagcgcgtatccgcaggcgctcgtgctcgcgcCCACCAGGGAGGTGGCGCTCCaatcccgcgacgccctcgccaagctcgcgcgggcgctggacccgcccgcgctgcgcgtcgcgtgcttcctcggcggcctccccgtcgccgacgatcgcgccgcgctcgcgtccggaTGCCAGCTGTGCGTGGGAACGCCGGGGCGGGTCCGGCAGCTCCTGGAGGAGGGCTcgatggcgccgggcgggatCCGGACGCTggtcatcgacgaggcggacgcgctcgtgggAGGGGCGTTCGAACACGACGTCTTGTTCGTACACAGCATGCTCCCCGAGCGCAAGCAGGTGATGGCGTTCTCCGCTACGTACCCGTCGCGCACGCTGGCGAGGATCGAGACGAtgacgcgttcgccgcagAGGGTGGCGATGTGCTCGCAgaacaccgcggcgctcagggcgGTGCGACAGCATTACCtgctcgtggacgtcccGGGGGGCGAATGCGGGCCGAACGCCCCGTCCGAc AACCgagtcttcgccgccgtagCGTTTCACCAGGCTGTCGTCTTTTGCAGGAGCGCTgggcggggcgaggcgctGACGAGGCGGCTCACGAGTGAAGGCTATCCCGCCGTGTTCACCGCCGGGACGCTGCCGCAGAAGAAGCGgatggacgcgatggacgcgatgcGTCGGTTCAGGGCGAGGGTGCTCGTGTCCACCGACCtcaccgcgcggggggtggaCCTGGAGCGTGTTAACCTGGTGACGCACCTGGACGtgccgagggacgcgagcacGTACGCGCACAGGGTGGGGCGCACCGGGCGGTTCGGCACCGCCGGCCTGTCCGTCACGGtggtgacgacggcggagctGTCCAGGCTTCGGGAGTtg
- a CDS encoding predicted protein — MGLFDDLPSAKRPAPTPAPASEPATEPDAKRAKASDATERPREVDHATALTKIAAHIGNPAKFKKAATLALALMRGGTLERRHGKALFAVLTNAMEPTPRRANDPGLRFEYRELFDAAEACASDGVLNAKHKARLAVWMLHVRVVNDVHTDDNFQFAKATKAVKALVDALTDHGPRPRGDDDEDDKDDAKDEAKDETAAGKGEDEETREMREHAARMRAAERQAELDAWQLREDEREALLDACDAAHSHYKHAWAQTAVDMLVEHVHERRAKFGEEHRARIVEMYEAVRNKRNARKAAAAGEALTSFERSQARFTNASISIRGGVGGEGTRDGRGESAIGGF, encoded by the coding sequence ATGGGGCTGTTCGACGACCTTCCGTCGGCGAAgaggccggcgccgacgcccgcgcccgcgtctgAACCGGCCACCGAACCCGATGCCAAGCGCGCGAAGGCGTCCGACGCGACCGAGCGCCCGAGGGAGGTGGaccacgcgacggcgctgacgAAGATCGCGGCGCACATCGGCAACCCCGCCAAGTTCAAGAaggccgcgacgctcgcgctcgcgctgatGCGGGGCGGTACGCTCGAGCGCAGGCACGGCAAGGCGCTCTTCGCCGTGCTGACGAACGCCATGGAGcccacgccgaggcgcgcgaacgacccCGGGCTCAGGTTCGAGTACCGCGAGCTCTTCGACGCAGCggaggcgtgcgcgtcggaCGGGGTGCTCAACGCCAAGCACAAGGCGAGGCTGGCGGTGTGGATGctccacgtccgcgtggTCAACGACGTGCACACGGACGATAACTTCCAGTTCGCCAAGGCGACCAAGGCGGTCaaggcgctggtggacgcgctgaCGGACCACGGACCGaggccccgcggcgacgacgacgaagacgacaaagacgacgcgaaggatgAAGCGAAGGATGAAACGGCCGCGGggaagggcgaggacgaggagacgaGGGAGATGAGggagcacgccgcgaggatgcgcgcggcggagcgacAAGCCGAGCTGGACGCCTGGCAActccgcgaggacgagcgcgaggccctgctggacgcgtgcgacgccgcgcattCGCACTACAAGCACGCGTGGGCACAAACCGCGGTGGACATGCTGGTGGAGCACGTGCACGAGCGCCGAGCGAAGTTCGGAGAGGAGCACCGGGCGCGGATCGTGGAGATGTACGAGGCGGTGAGGAATAAGCGGAACGCGAGGAAGGCTGCCGCAGCCGGCGAGGCGTTGACCTCGTTTGAGCGAAGCCAGGCGAGGTTCACCAACGCCTCCATTTCGATAAGAGGGGGagtgggcggcgaggggaccAGGGACGGGCGAGGCGAGTCCGCAATCGGGGGGTTCTGA
- a CDS encoding growth arrest and dna-damage-inducible protein 45 alpha (Predicted Growth arrest and DNA-damage-inducible protein 45 alpha. ChromDB ID: GAD20101), translated as MDLMAALQMVLKKALAEDGLHRGLREACKAIESRKALLCVLAQDCDQADYTKLISALCNEVNVHLIRVPQAVQLGEWAGLCKLDADGSARKVVKCSCVVVSDYGEESEGLTILQNFLNGDGN; from the exons ATGGACCTCATGGCGGCTCTCCAGATGGTCCTCAAGAAGGCCCTCGCCGAAGATggcctccaccgcggtctCCGTGAGGCGTGCAAG GCCATCGAGTCCCGCAAGGCGCTCCTCTGCGTCCTCGCCCAGGATTGCGACCAGGCTGACTACACCAAGCTCATCTCGGCGCTCTGCAACGAGGTGAACGTTCACCTCATCCGCGTTCCCCAGGCGGTGCAGCTCGGCGAGTGGGCGGGCCTCTgcaagctcgacgccgacggctccGCGCGCAAGGTTGTCAAGTGCtcctgcgtcgtcgtctccgacTACGGCGAGGAGTCCGAGGGTCTCACCATCCTCCAGAACTTCctcaacggcgacggcaacTAA